In the Palaeococcus pacificus DY20341 genome, one interval contains:
- a CDS encoding M24 family metallopeptidase, which yields MRGNERIFKKRVERFQELLRKSEIDGAVIRTLSTFIYFTGTKWLRPSLLIPAEGEPVAIVAKGEKELFMQKSWIENVEEFQKTEDLMAMVTMWIGKNGYSTVGMEFSIERDAYILFYEIFKKLNPGVQIEDIRPLSMQLRMIKDDWELENIKKAGKVAIRGMEVAMEEIKPGKSELEIAAEIYRELMLNGSEDPKVYVSATPRAHAEPFRDVRVEKGKFVTVVIGADYNYYYANLTRSFFIGEPSERAKDAIEAMEKVHQIALEKTQLGVTFSQVEKEIAEVYREKGLQEYYITGYTHGVGLLIEEDPITTIVVPHRAMKAQEGMALAMVHAPLMIPEGAVKKEDTVIVGKKLENVTLFDAPVFL from the coding sequence ATGAGAGGAAATGAAAGGATATTCAAAAAGAGAGTTGAGAGATTTCAAGAGCTCCTAAGGAAGAGCGAAATAGACGGAGCTGTTATAAGAACACTCTCAACTTTTATTTACTTCACCGGCACCAAGTGGCTTAGGCCTTCCCTTCTTATTCCAGCAGAAGGCGAGCCGGTGGCAATTGTGGCTAAAGGTGAGAAAGAGCTCTTTATGCAGAAGAGCTGGATTGAGAACGTTGAAGAGTTTCAAAAGACGGAAGATCTGATGGCAATGGTAACGATGTGGATTGGGAAAAACGGCTACAGCACCGTCGGCATGGAGTTCTCCATTGAGAGAGATGCCTACATTCTGTTCTACGAAATTTTCAAGAAGCTCAACCCTGGGGTACAGATCGAAGATATTAGGCCTCTCTCAATGCAATTGAGAATGATAAAGGACGATTGGGAGCTTGAGAACATAAAAAAAGCAGGAAAAGTTGCGATAAGGGGAATGGAAGTGGCGATGGAAGAGATAAAGCCAGGAAAAAGTGAGCTTGAAATCGCTGCCGAGATTTATCGCGAACTAATGCTCAATGGAAGCGAAGATCCAAAGGTCTATGTTTCAGCCACTCCGAGGGCACATGCCGAGCCTTTTAGAGATGTTAGAGTCGAGAAGGGTAAGTTTGTAACTGTGGTAATCGGCGCTGACTATAACTATTATTATGCAAACTTAACGAGAAGCTTTTTCATTGGAGAGCCAAGCGAAAGAGCGAAGGATGCTATCGAGGCGATGGAGAAGGTTCACCAAATTGCTTTGGAAAAGACTCAACTGGGAGTCACTTTTTCACAGGTAGAAAAAGAAATAGCTGAGGTATACAGAGAAAAAGGGCTTCAAGAGTACTATATAACCGGTTACACGCATGGAGTTGGTCTTTTAATTGAAGAAGACCCAATAACTACGATAGTGGTCCCACACAGGGCGATGAAAGCTCAGGAAGGAATGGCGCTGGCGATGGTGCATGCACCGCTCATGATTCCAGAAGGTGCAGTAAAGAAGGAAGATACGGTAATAGTTGGTAAAAAGCTCGAAAATGTTACTCTTTTTGATGCTCCTGTATTTCTTTAG